In one Saccharibacillus brassicae genomic region, the following are encoded:
- a CDS encoding HAD-IA family hydrolase, whose amino-acid sequence MNADPGRPQLVFDVGGVLAGNLDGFWSDLARQGGIDPAELRLRYKEEVGSRLWQGSLSEAQFWDWLRIACPGVGTEDARNLLRQALVPLPALERLESWSRRADLHILSNHVAAWIMPLFADLGTCIASFTVSSEEGFHKPDIRLFRAAEAKLNGTGDICFVDDKADNLEIARRLGWETILADEGGFWIGEIDRRLR is encoded by the coding sequence ATGAACGCTGATCCGGGCAGGCCGCAGTTGGTGTTCGACGTAGGCGGCGTGCTGGCGGGCAATCTCGACGGCTTCTGGAGCGACCTGGCGCGGCAGGGCGGGATCGATCCGGCCGAGCTGCGTCTGCGCTACAAGGAGGAAGTCGGTTCTCGCCTGTGGCAGGGCAGCCTGAGCGAAGCGCAGTTCTGGGACTGGCTGCGAATAGCCTGTCCCGGCGTGGGCACGGAAGACGCGCGGAATCTGCTGCGGCAAGCGCTCGTGCCGCTGCCGGCGCTGGAACGCCTGGAAAGCTGGAGCCGCCGGGCCGACCTGCATATTTTGAGCAATCACGTCGCCGCCTGGATCATGCCGCTGTTCGCGGATCTCGGCACCTGCATCGCAAGCTTCACCGTCTCAAGCGAAGAAGGCTTCCACAAGCCGGATATCCGGCTGTTCCGGGCGGCCGAAGCGAAGCTTAACGGAACGGGAGATATTTGCTTCGTCGACGACAAGGCGGACAATCTGGAGATCGCCCGCCGGCTCGGGTGGGAGACGATTTTGGCCGACGAAGGCGGCTTCTGGATCGGGGAGATCGACCGCCGGCTGCGTTAG
- a CDS encoding DUF1361 domain-containing protein, with protein sequence MPDLRSLQYPSKLILWSVLLLLTLLDLAVLLDIRSAEGHLPYRFMVWNFALAWIPAAAAVGLDLLFVRRSGVVRSLLLAGTGLLWLFFYPNAAYLLTDLLHVFREYRFDPRQRFWEDIGFWHHLLPMLLAALLGLLIAGASLYSVHRLVSRSLGTLAGWAFAAAVLLLSSFGIYMGRFIRWNSWDIVSNPLMLAQDLHQLLGDPAWVRHLLLFGGGLLVLQGGTYIVLFLFTKLNPGGTPHER encoded by the coding sequence ATGCCCGATTTGAGATCGCTGCAATATCCGTCCAAACTGATTCTATGGTCGGTCCTGCTGCTGCTTACGCTGCTGGACCTGGCCGTACTGCTCGATATCCGCAGCGCCGAGGGGCATCTGCCGTACCGCTTCATGGTCTGGAACTTTGCGTTGGCCTGGATTCCGGCCGCCGCGGCGGTCGGGCTCGATCTGCTGTTCGTGCGCCGAAGCGGCGTCGTCCGCTCGCTGCTGCTGGCCGGGACCGGACTGCTGTGGTTGTTCTTTTACCCGAACGCCGCTTATCTGCTGACCGACCTGCTGCACGTGTTCCGCGAATACCGCTTCGATCCGCGGCAGCGCTTCTGGGAAGACATCGGCTTCTGGCACCATCTGCTGCCGATGCTGCTGGCGGCGCTGCTCGGCCTGCTGATCGCCGGCGCTTCGTTGTACTCGGTCCACCGGCTGGTATCGCGCTCGCTGGGTACGCTCGCGGGCTGGGCGTTTGCCGCGGCGGTGCTGCTGCTGTCGAGCTTCGGCATCTACATGGGCCGGTTTATCCGCTGGAACAGCTGGGATATCGTGTCGAATCCGCTGATGCTGGCGCAGGATCTGCATCAGCTGCTCGGCGATCCCGCCTGGGTGCGCCATCTGCTGCTGTTCGGCGGCGGGCTGCTCGTGCTGCAGGGCGGAACTTATATCGTGCTGTTTCTGTTTACGAAGCTGAACCCGGGAGGGACGCCGCATGAACGCTGA
- a CDS encoding aldo/keto reductase, giving the protein MTDKANTTDKVNKAKAMPLNARGIPASRLVLGCMPFGGEWDHSPLTEERVKLSEAAVEAALSIGINMFDHADIYTRGKSEEAFGRILKSGSGLREQIVLQSKCGIGLEDEELPSRFDFSRDHILASVDGSLKRLGTDYLDVLLLHRPDPLMEPEEIAEAFARLKASGKVRHFGVSNMNVSQIRFIERALSDRLVVNQLEMGLGRLDFVEETVRVNQTRGADVHFSEGLMEFSRTEQIQLQAWGPLAQGKFTGRDVSGEPEPVRKTAEMVRRMADEHGTTPEAVVLGWLMKHPALIQPVIGTMNPERIKACADAEVQAARMSRDDWYRLYMTARGD; this is encoded by the coding sequence ATGACGGACAAAGCGAATACGACGGACAAGGTGAACAAAGCGAAAGCGATGCCGCTGAATGCGAGAGGCATTCCGGCCAGCCGGCTCGTGCTCGGCTGTATGCCGTTCGGCGGGGAATGGGATCATTCGCCGCTGACGGAAGAACGTGTCAAGCTGTCCGAAGCAGCCGTCGAAGCGGCGCTGTCGATCGGGATCAACATGTTCGACCATGCCGATATCTATACGCGCGGCAAGTCCGAAGAAGCGTTCGGCCGCATTCTCAAATCCGGAAGCGGACTGCGCGAACAGATCGTGCTGCAATCGAAATGCGGCATCGGCCTGGAAGACGAGGAGCTGCCTTCGCGTTTCGATTTCTCGCGCGACCATATTCTCGCTTCGGTAGACGGCTCGCTCAAGCGGCTCGGGACCGATTACCTTGACGTGCTGCTGCTGCACCGTCCCGATCCGCTGATGGAACCGGAAGAGATCGCCGAAGCGTTCGCCCGGCTGAAGGCTTCCGGCAAAGTACGTCATTTCGGCGTCTCGAACATGAACGTTTCGCAGATTCGCTTCATCGAACGAGCATTGAGCGACCGGCTCGTCGTCAATCAGCTGGAAATGGGACTCGGCCGGCTCGATTTCGTCGAAGAGACGGTGCGCGTCAACCAGACCCGCGGCGCGGACGTGCATTTCTCGGAAGGCTTGATGGAATTCAGCCGGACCGAGCAGATCCAGCTTCAGGCGTGGGGCCCGCTCGCCCAGGGCAAGTTCACCGGCCGCGACGTGAGCGGCGAACCGGAACCGGTCCGCAAAACGGCGGAAATGGTGCGGCGCATGGCGGACGAGCACGGCACGACGCCGGAAGCGGTCGTGCTCGGCTGGCTGATGAAGCATCCGGCCCTGATCCAGCCCGTGATCGGCACGATGAATCCGGAGCGGATCAAAGCGTGCGCGGACGCGGAAGTGCAGGCGGCGCGCATGAGCCGGGACGATTGGTACCGGCTGTACATGACGGCGCGCGGAGACTGA